One window of Hymenobacter sp. BRD128 genomic DNA carries:
- a CDS encoding amidohydrolase family protein has translation MSGPMLDGAKSPYQAAIAIATPADGRRAVAMLKARGVDFIKVQSFVPRAAYFAIADEAKKQGLSLEGHVPDAVRATEAVAAGQRTFEHLIGIFEASSPDEDKYVSGSIKSPGRLLATYAPAREAAIIKRLAAAHVWQCPTLYWERGQWLVDALDWRADSAGLPYAGRSWVTQRWPKSQQGIARSMDYEPLAVREKFVAHELAIVRKLHAAGVPFLAGTDAPAGVDLLPGVSLHQELQRFVAAGFTPLQALQTATLNPARFYKRSRDLGAVLPGRLADLLLLQANPLANIANTRRIAGVVADGRYFSRPALDSLQASLRQVAAGL, from the coding sequence GTGTCGGGCCCCATGCTCGACGGGGCCAAGTCGCCCTACCAGGCCGCCATTGCCATTGCCACGCCCGCCGATGGCCGCCGGGCGGTGGCGATGCTCAAAGCGCGGGGCGTCGATTTTATCAAGGTGCAGTCGTTTGTGCCGCGCGCGGCCTACTTCGCCATTGCCGACGAAGCCAAAAAGCAGGGGCTGTCGCTGGAAGGCCACGTGCCCGACGCCGTGCGGGCCACCGAGGCCGTGGCGGCCGGCCAGCGCACCTTCGAGCACCTGATTGGCATTTTTGAGGCCAGTTCGCCCGACGAGGATAAGTACGTGAGCGGCAGCATCAAGTCGCCGGGCCGGTTGCTGGCCACCTATGCCCCCGCCCGCGAGGCGGCCATTATCAAGCGGCTAGCGGCCGCCCACGTGTGGCAGTGCCCCACCCTGTACTGGGAGCGTGGCCAGTGGCTGGTCGATGCCCTCGACTGGCGCGCCGATTCGGCCGGGCTGCCCTACGCCGGCCGCAGCTGGGTAACGCAGCGCTGGCCGAAGTCGCAGCAGGGCATTGCCCGCAGTATGGACTACGAGCCGCTGGCCGTGCGCGAAAAATTCGTAGCCCACGAGTTGGCCATCGTGCGCAAATTGCACGCGGCCGGGGTGCCATTTTTGGCCGGCACCGATGCGCCGGCCGGCGTCGACCTGCTGCCCGGCGTGAGCCTGCACCAGGAGTTGCAGCGCTTCGTAGCGGCCGGCTTCACGCCCCTGCAAGCCCTGCAAACGGCGACGCTCAACCCCGCCAGGTTTTACAAGCGGTCTCGGGACTTGGGCGCCGTGCTGCCCGGCCGCCTGGCCGACCTGCTGCTACTACAAGCCAACCCGCTGGCCAATATTGCCAACACGCGCCGCATTGCCGGCGTGGTGGCCGATGGCCGCTACTTCTCCCGGCCGGCCCTCGATAGCCTGCAAGCCAGCCTGCGGCAAGTAGCGGCTGGCCTGTAA
- a CDS encoding thymidylate synthase gives MRQYHALLQEILDHGTLKTDRTGTGTLSIFGPQMRFNLAEGFPLVTTKKVHLRSIIHELLWFLQGDTNIAYLKANGVSIWDEWADENGNLGPVYGYQWRSWPDGHGGHIDQISQVISQLKTQPDSRRLVVSAWNVADLPQMKLPACHALFQFYVADGRLSCQLYQRSADVFLGVPFNIASYALLTLMVAQVTGLAPGEFIWTGGDTHLYSNHLAQARQQLERAPRPLPTMRLNPAVTDIFGFHYEDFQLENYDPWPAIKAPVAV, from the coding sequence ATGCGCCAGTACCACGCCCTTCTGCAAGAAATTCTCGACCACGGCACCCTCAAAACCGACCGTACCGGCACGGGTACGCTGTCCATCTTCGGGCCGCAAATGCGGTTTAATCTAGCTGAAGGCTTTCCGCTGGTCACCACGAAGAAGGTTCACCTGCGCAGCATCATCCACGAGCTGCTGTGGTTTTTGCAGGGTGATACTAACATCGCTTACCTAAAGGCTAACGGCGTGAGTATCTGGGATGAATGGGCCGATGAGAACGGCAACCTGGGCCCGGTGTACGGCTACCAGTGGCGCAGCTGGCCCGACGGCCACGGCGGCCACATCGACCAGATTTCGCAGGTCATCAGCCAGCTCAAAACCCAGCCCGACTCGCGCCGCCTGGTGGTGAGCGCCTGGAACGTGGCCGACCTGCCCCAGATGAAGCTGCCGGCCTGCCACGCGCTGTTTCAGTTTTACGTGGCCGACGGGCGGCTCTCGTGCCAGCTCTACCAGCGCTCGGCCGACGTGTTTCTGGGCGTGCCCTTCAATATTGCCTCCTACGCCTTGCTCACCCTGATGGTGGCCCAGGTGACGGGCCTGGCGCCCGGCGAGTTTATCTGGACCGGCGGCGATACCCACCTCTACAGCAACCATTTGGCGCAGGCCCGCCAGCAGCTGGAGCGCGCGCCGCGCCCGCTGCCCACCATGCGCCTCAACCCGGCCGTGACGGACATTTTCGGCTTTCACTACGAAGATTTTCAGCTGGAAAATTACGACCCCTGGCCGGCCATCAAGGCGCCAGTGGCCGTGTGA
- a CDS encoding glycoside hydrolase family 9 protein produces the protein MPGLLVGGPNPGRQDGCAYPSALPPLAYSDLVCSYASNEIAINWQAPLVYLAAALEALQQQVAPAPPMRTQNSR, from the coding sequence GTGCCTGGCTTATTGGTGGGCGGCCCCAACCCCGGCCGCCAGGATGGCTGCGCCTACCCTTCGGCGCTGCCGCCACTCGCTTATAGCGACTTGGTGTGCTCCTACGCCTCCAACGAAATTGCTATCAACTGGCAGGCGCCGCTGGTGTACCTAGCCGCCGCGCTCGAAGCCCTGCAGCAGCAAGTAGCCCCTGCGCCGCCGATGCGCACGCAAAACTCCAGGTAA
- a CDS encoding carboxypeptidase-like regulatory domain-containing protein, producing the protein MLLPLAAAAQTASGRVVASNTGAPLPQATVRLAGQAAGTSTDEAGRFSLPLPGAAPTARLIISHLGYQSQSLAVDQLGPVVALEELAYQIGEVVVTYESIRKLLLKKWKIDEGSIVAVADNVIADVQKTDSLRAKKLLQNPSSLRAVLKLARLVFLDDGTVKVKMLLFGSKAKWQLDEAQRTLHVVGLKGNDEPITIVELTANRLVIHDAANPNRQDEVYIPAD; encoded by the coding sequence TTGCTGCTGCCCCTGGCCGCCGCAGCCCAAACTGCCAGTGGCCGCGTGGTAGCCAGTAACACGGGAGCCCCATTGCCCCAGGCCACCGTCCGGCTCGCTGGCCAGGCGGCCGGCACCAGCACCGACGAAGCGGGCCGCTTCAGCTTGCCGCTGCCTGGCGCGGCCCCCACGGCCCGGCTCATCATCTCGCACCTCGGCTACCAGTCGCAGTCCTTGGCCGTAGACCAGCTCGGCCCCGTGGTGGCGCTGGAGGAGTTAGCGTATCAAATTGGCGAAGTGGTCGTTACCTACGAAAGTATTCGCAAGCTGCTGCTTAAGAAATGGAAGATTGACGAAGGCTCCATCGTGGCCGTGGCCGATAATGTCATTGCCGACGTGCAAAAGACGGACTCGCTTAGGGCGAAGAAGCTGCTGCAAAATCCCAGCTCGCTGCGCGCCGTATTAAAGCTTGCGCGCCTGGTATTTTTAGACGATGGCACCGTCAAAGTGAAAATGCTGCTATTCGGTAGCAAGGCGAAATGGCAGCTAGATGAGGCGCAGCGCACGTTGCACGTGGTGGGCCTCAAAGGCAATGATGAGCCGATAACGATAGTAGAGTTGACTGCCAATCGCTTAGTCATCCACGACGCCGCCAATCCCAATCGGCAAGATGAAGTATATATCCCGGCCGACTAG
- a CDS encoding SRPBCC family protein, whose amino-acid sequence MATIEVLTRINAPQERCLYLALSVDLHAVSARQTKEEIIAGVRTGVLQLHDAVTFRARHFGIWQTLTSKITALQAPAYFRDDMQQGAFKRMWHEHYFECDGATTLMRDVFVFTSPLGWLGKLVDALVLKRYMRHFLQQRGLVVKQYAESNDWKSVI is encoded by the coding sequence ATGGCTACTATCGAGGTACTAACGCGCATTAACGCTCCGCAGGAACGCTGTTTATACTTGGCATTAAGTGTTGACTTACACGCGGTTTCGGCTCGGCAGACTAAGGAGGAAATAATAGCCGGAGTACGCACTGGGGTTTTGCAACTCCATGACGCAGTCACTTTTCGGGCGCGCCATTTCGGGATATGGCAAACATTGACCAGTAAAATCACCGCGCTCCAAGCCCCTGCTTACTTTCGAGATGACATGCAACAAGGCGCCTTCAAAAGGATGTGGCATGAGCATTATTTTGAGTGCGATGGCGCCACAACGCTCATGCGGGATGTTTTTGTTTTTACCTCGCCATTGGGTTGGCTAGGTAAGCTTGTGGATGCTTTGGTGCTGAAACGTTATATGCGGCATTTCCTACAGCAGCGCGGGCTTGTGGTGAAGCAATATGCTGAATCTAATGATTGGAAATCAGTTATTTAG
- a CDS encoding oxygenase MpaB family protein, with the protein METFVAPGSIVRRIWGTSDTVLFIFAGAAAEFALNKAVDWLYFTGRLPADPLGRLFSTVDYARRIVFADRAGAERAIDSIAAIHGAVEASRGQRIPDWAYRDVLYLLIAYSIRAFELLERPLTLAECAEITDVFCRVGRRMGIPELPSSYAAWQADRARHLATDLALSDCTTDLYRQYKKHLGSPRYALLRGVQGLVCPPTVRRQLGLGSGAWLRPALGFYVATKQLALSQWLKNTMLPKEYAARIRALDAAPVASGAAPSSVPAGCPHARVWPASQG; encoded by the coding sequence ATGGAAACTTTCGTCGCTCCCGGCTCCATCGTGCGCCGCATCTGGGGCACTTCTGATACGGTGCTGTTCATCTTTGCCGGGGCGGCAGCCGAGTTTGCCCTCAACAAGGCCGTGGACTGGCTTTACTTCACCGGCCGGCTGCCGGCCGACCCGCTGGGCCGCCTGTTTTCGACCGTAGATTACGCCCGCCGCATTGTGTTTGCCGACCGCGCCGGGGCCGAGCGGGCCATCGACAGCATCGCCGCCATCCACGGCGCGGTGGAGGCTAGCCGGGGCCAGCGCATCCCCGACTGGGCCTACCGCGACGTGCTGTACCTGCTCATCGCCTACTCCATCCGGGCCTTCGAGCTGCTGGAGCGGCCCCTTACCCTAGCCGAATGCGCGGAGATAACCGATGTGTTTTGCCGCGTGGGCCGGCGCATGGGCATCCCGGAGCTGCCCAGCTCCTACGCCGCCTGGCAGGCCGACCGCGCCCGGCACCTGGCCACCGACCTGGCCCTAAGCGACTGCACCACTGACCTTTACCGGCAGTATAAAAAACACCTGGGCAGCCCGCGCTACGCGCTGCTGCGCGGCGTGCAGGGCCTGGTGTGCCCGCCCACCGTGCGCCGGCAGCTGGGCCTGGGCAGCGGCGCGTGGCTGCGGCCGGCGCTGGGTTTTTATGTCGCCACCAAGCAGCTAGCTTTAAGCCAATGGCTGAAAAATACGATGCTGCCTAAGGAGTACGCGGCGCGCATCCGGGCGCTCGATGCGGCGCCAGTTGCCTCTGGAGCAGCTCCGTCGTCGGTTCCGGCGGGCTGCCCCCACGCCCGGGTTTGGCCCGCTTCGCAAGGCTAG
- a CDS encoding carboxypeptidase-like regulatory domain-containing protein: MTIQLLRATLLATALGSCALLAQGQPAPPAGRDARGPGRLTGTVTSEATGQPLAYASVAVLSAAGQPVGGAVGGDDGRFVLPGLAPGTYTVRVSLLGYQELIRPGVVVPAGGGDVSLGHCRWRPRPRNWAK; the protein is encoded by the coding sequence ATGACCATCCAACTACTTCGGGCTACGCTGCTTGCTACGGCCCTCGGCAGCTGCGCGCTGCTTGCCCAGGGCCAGCCAGCGCCCCCGGCCGGCCGGGATGCCCGCGGCCCGGGCCGCCTCACGGGTACGGTGACCAGCGAGGCCACCGGCCAGCCGCTGGCCTACGCCTCGGTGGCGGTGCTCAGCGCCGCGGGCCAGCCGGTGGGCGGGGCCGTGGGCGGCGATGACGGCCGGTTTGTGCTGCCGGGCCTGGCGCCGGGCACCTACACCGTGCGGGTGAGTTTGCTGGGCTACCAGGAGCTGATTCGGCCCGGCGTGGTGGTGCCGGCGGGCGGCGGCGACGTGTCGCTGGGGCACTGCCGCTGGCGGCCGCGGCCCAGAAACTGGGCGAAGTAG
- a CDS encoding glycan-binding surface protein gives MAFNDVNVDLTTAYITANEITLQVPRAVPKNVTNTITVTTPGGTAQTGYRLSIPALTTAGLSNEYAAPGQRVAVVGTNFDIYEVTPAKGKVLWNGAPLTITQSTADSVYFTVPASATPGATVKVVDANGKETAVPGRYKDNRNVLFGYDTNGSVWGSNAFISTGPTPAPVNGPYVRINQSIGAWTWTEFSAHNNIALPSDIVANLANYVLRFEVNTLKPFNTNAIRISIDGDVDAKNTYWWTPTSPVNTRGQWRTMTIPLSSFIKDPAALNKPMHEVHLVFIGDGVLDADISFDTFRVVPKD, from the coding sequence GTGGCCTTCAACGACGTAAACGTGGACCTGACCACCGCCTACATCACGGCCAACGAGATTACGCTGCAGGTGCCGCGGGCAGTACCCAAAAACGTGACGAATACTATCACCGTTACCACGCCCGGCGGCACGGCCCAGACCGGCTACCGGCTCAGCATCCCGGCCCTAACCACGGCGGGCCTGAGCAACGAGTACGCCGCACCCGGCCAGCGCGTGGCGGTGGTAGGCACCAACTTTGACATTTATGAGGTGACCCCCGCCAAGGGCAAGGTGCTCTGGAACGGTGCGCCGCTAACCATCACTCAGTCTACTGCCGACTCGGTGTACTTTACGGTGCCAGCCTCGGCCACGCCGGGAGCTACCGTGAAGGTGGTGGATGCCAATGGCAAGGAAACTGCCGTGCCGGGCCGCTACAAAGACAACCGCAACGTCCTCTTCGGCTACGATACCAACGGCAGCGTGTGGGGCAGCAATGCGTTTATTTCCACCGGCCCCACGCCGGCCCCGGTAAACGGGCCTTATGTGCGCATCAACCAAAGCATTGGCGCCTGGACCTGGACGGAATTCTCGGCGCACAACAATATCGCGCTGCCCAGCGACATCGTGGCCAACCTGGCCAACTACGTGCTGCGCTTCGAAGTAAATACACTTAAGCCGTTTAATACCAATGCTATCCGGATAAGTATTGATGGGGACGTCGATGCTAAAAACACGTACTGGTGGACCCCCACGTCGCCCGTTAATACCCGCGGGCAGTGGCGCACCATGACGATTCCGCTGAGCTCGTTTATCAAAGACCCTGCGGCCCTCAATAAGCCGATGCACGAGGTTCACCTTGTCTTTATCGGCGATGGCGTGCTCGACGCGGATATCTCGTTCGATACATTCCGCGTGGTGCCCAAGGACTAA
- a CDS encoding TonB-dependent receptor has protein sequence MIEELVDRTVYNAENDETTRGGDATDVLRRVPLLSLDLDGNVSVRGNQNIKVLINNKPSTITAGSVADGLRQLPADQIRRVEVITSPSAKYDAEGAGGIINIVTKGNALRGGQLALDGSGGTRSGTLNLNGGYRTGRMGFALGGFGRAGYNTPGSFANEQLTTNPATGAQTRTTQAADTRQNQLFGRYTLGWDFDLDPHQGLAASLTYGTRNATTYQDGLATATTELATGRRNSVRNVQLTDESGTVDASLAYTRTYAVPQRELSALALYSRNHRTYAFTNDTYAASEASQLGRSGNDNPSTNQEITAQLDYQTPIGARQLLEIGAKDIQRRVRSDYRYYGQLASLQANNSFIYRQQVAAAYAAYTLSLPKGFTLKPGLRYEYTALAADFGTGPVGDIPNYGLLVPSVSVLRKLGNGNVLKLAYNRRLQRPSLQFLNPNLQAANPLVQTQGNPALRPEYTHNYELGYGTLLGPANLNFSVFARHTTGAIQSVRTPLTDATYPGAVRIDYLNIGQENAYGGNAFFSLDVGSKLSLSGGLDLYYTVLQNNVADPLYAARHAGWVLGGRLYGSYALPKGWNVQLFSFYRGQQVQLQGSQSSFALYSMSLKHDVAGKKGSLGLGAENFFSPTNAVRTDLASPLLSQQSTTVQHLTSFKVYFSYRIGQLTAEPRPHKNVKNDDLKTDENGGGSQSNSSTPAATRPPATPAPAAPAPLAPRP, from the coding sequence TTGATAGAAGAACTGGTAGACCGCACCGTGTACAACGCCGAAAACGACGAAACCACCCGCGGCGGCGATGCCACCGACGTGCTGCGGCGGGTGCCGCTGCTGAGCCTCGACCTCGACGGCAACGTAAGCGTGCGCGGCAACCAGAATATTAAGGTGCTCATCAATAACAAGCCCAGCACCATCACGGCGGGCAGCGTGGCCGACGGCCTGCGCCAGCTGCCGGCCGACCAGATTCGGCGGGTCGAGGTCATCACGTCGCCCTCGGCCAAGTACGATGCCGAGGGCGCGGGCGGCATTATCAACATCGTGACGAAAGGCAACGCCCTGCGCGGTGGCCAGCTAGCCCTCGATGGCAGCGGCGGCACCCGCTCGGGCACCCTTAACCTGAACGGCGGCTACCGCACCGGCCGCATGGGCTTTGCGCTGGGCGGCTTCGGCCGGGCGGGCTACAACACGCCGGGCAGCTTCGCCAACGAGCAGCTCACCACCAACCCCGCCACCGGCGCCCAAACCCGCACCACCCAGGCCGCCGACACGCGCCAAAACCAGCTGTTTGGGCGCTATACGCTGGGCTGGGACTTCGACCTCGACCCGCACCAGGGGCTAGCCGCCTCGCTCACCTACGGCACCCGCAACGCCACTACCTACCAGGATGGGCTAGCCACCGCTACCACCGAGCTGGCCACCGGCCGCCGCAATTCGGTGCGCAACGTGCAGCTCACCGACGAGTCGGGCACCGTCGATGCCAGCCTGGCCTACACCCGCACCTACGCCGTGCCGCAGCGCGAGCTGAGCGCGCTGGCCCTCTACAGTCGCAACCACCGCACCTATGCCTTCACCAACGATACCTACGCCGCCTCCGAGGCCAGCCAGCTCGGCCGCTCGGGCAATGATAACCCCAGCACCAACCAGGAAATAACCGCCCAGCTCGACTACCAGACTCCGATTGGTGCGCGCCAGTTGCTGGAAATAGGCGCGAAGGACATTCAGCGCCGCGTGCGTAGCGACTACCGCTACTACGGCCAGCTGGCTAGCCTGCAGGCGAATAACTCGTTCATCTACCGGCAGCAGGTGGCCGCGGCCTACGCCGCCTACACCCTGAGCCTGCCCAAGGGCTTTACCCTAAAGCCGGGCCTGCGCTACGAATACACGGCCCTGGCCGCCGACTTTGGCACCGGCCCGGTGGGTGATATTCCTAACTACGGCCTGCTGGTACCCAGCGTGAGCGTGCTGCGCAAGCTCGGCAATGGCAATGTGCTGAAGCTGGCCTACAACCGGCGCCTGCAGCGCCCCTCGCTGCAATTTCTCAACCCCAACCTGCAGGCCGCCAACCCGCTCGTTCAGACCCAGGGCAACCCCGCCCTGCGCCCCGAATACACCCACAACTACGAGCTGGGCTACGGCACCTTGCTGGGGCCGGCCAACCTCAATTTCTCGGTTTTCGCCCGCCACACCACCGGCGCCATCCAGAGCGTGCGCACGCCCTTAACCGATGCGACTTATCCCGGCGCGGTGCGCATCGACTACCTCAATATCGGCCAGGAAAACGCCTACGGCGGCAACGCTTTTTTCAGCCTCGACGTGGGCAGCAAGCTCAGCCTCAGCGGCGGCCTCGACCTCTACTACACGGTGCTGCAAAACAACGTGGCCGACCCGCTCTACGCGGCCCGCCACGCGGGCTGGGTGCTGGGCGGCCGCCTCTACGGCAGCTACGCCCTGCCCAAGGGCTGGAACGTGCAGCTCTTCAGCTTCTACCGGGGCCAGCAGGTGCAGCTGCAAGGCAGCCAGAGCAGTTTTGCCTTGTACAGCATGAGCCTGAAGCACGACGTGGCCGGCAAGAAGGGCAGCCTGGGCCTGGGCGCCGAAAACTTCTTCTCGCCCACCAATGCCGTGCGCACCGACCTGGCCAGCCCCCTGCTCAGCCAGCAGAGCACCACCGTGCAGCACCTCACGAGCTTCAAGGTATATTTCAGCTACCGCATCGGCCAGCTCACCGCCGAGCCCCGCCCGCACAAAAACGTGAAAAACGACGACCTCAAAACCGACGAAAACGGCGGCGGTAGCCAGAGCAACAGTAGTACGCCCGCGGCTACTCGTCCGCCCGCCACTCCCGCCCCAGCAGCGCCGGCGCCGCTGGCCCCCAGGCCGTAG
- a CDS encoding tautomerase family protein, whose protein sequence is MPLVRVDITQGRTEAEITALSDAIQDVMVEFFAAPPLDKYQIFHEHRPGLIRALDTGLGYPRTDKLVVIQITQQGRSTAQKQAMYAAMSERLAALGIPATDLIISVSENTKADWSFGLGRAQFLTGEL, encoded by the coding sequence ATGCCGCTAGTTCGCGTTGACATTACCCAGGGCCGCACCGAGGCGGAGATTACCGCGCTCTCCGATGCCATCCAGGACGTGATGGTGGAGTTTTTTGCCGCGCCGCCGCTCGACAAATACCAGATTTTTCACGAGCATCGCCCCGGCCTCATCCGGGCGCTCGATACGGGCCTGGGCTACCCCCGCACCGATAAACTGGTGGTTATCCAAATTACGCAGCAGGGCCGCAGCACGGCCCAGAAACAGGCGATGTACGCCGCCATGAGCGAGCGCCTGGCCGCCCTCGGCATCCCAGCTACCGACCTCATTATCAGCGTCAGCGAAAACACCAAGGCCGACTGGTCGTTCGGCCTGGGCCGGGCTCAGTTTCTGACCGGCGAGCTGTAA
- a CDS encoding ankyrin repeat domain-containing protein, which produces MKRTILFIATFFCFAFTAHAQAPGKELAKAVLKNNLPAAETLLTAGTDPNAVVEVVPGFPTTYLVTAASNGSIDLVKLLLKYKAQVNQPDGFKGTALMAAAGKGNKAMVELLLASGADARAKDADGKDALALAKEGGNQEVVALLAQKLK; this is translated from the coding sequence ATGAAAAGAACTATACTCTTCATTGCTACCTTTTTCTGCTTCGCTTTTACTGCGCACGCCCAGGCTCCCGGCAAAGAGTTGGCGAAGGCAGTGCTAAAAAATAATCTTCCCGCCGCCGAAACTCTGCTCACGGCCGGGACCGACCCCAACGCTGTGGTGGAGGTGGTGCCGGGCTTCCCGACTACCTACCTCGTGACCGCCGCCAGCAACGGCAGCATTGACCTGGTAAAGCTGCTGCTCAAGTACAAAGCACAGGTGAATCAACCCGATGGCTTCAAGGGCACAGCCCTGATGGCGGCAGCCGGCAAAGGCAACAAGGCAATGGTGGAGTTGCTGCTGGCTAGCGGGGCCGACGCAAGGGCCAAAGACGCCGATGGCAAAGATGCCCTGGCGCTAGCTAAGGAAGGCGGCAATCAGGAGGTAGTGGCCCTGCTGGCGCAGAAGCTGAAGTAA
- a CDS encoding RND family transporter, translating to MPLRRTAYLTLLVLALLTGLAGYFAAQLRFNYNFNDFYPAGDPDLDYYQGYTRRYGNDNDYLLLALEAGPGQTAFSPAFLAQVDSVTAVARRQRHVRHVTSPTTLSQTVVEGLGAYTLPYLHPAEYRTAPGRRATDSTLIYKTPGLVGNVFSPDARAVALVIQTTPDLKKPPGDSLLTALRSGLTRAGLPAARVHFAGKAVAQSVFVDRLQREMIIFMSLSFLLVMGLLWLTFRTWWGVVLPLVVVLGAIVWGLGVMGACGISIDLMTALLPLMLFVVGMSDTIHIISRYVSELGYGAGKKHALRTTIKESGFGSGLSALTTSIGFFTLMTSTIRPIHNFGLFTGIAVLLAFILSFTLLPAMLVLLNKPALRQPRQHGHDWDGVLGRLFAGVLRRRHLIFVLSGLILAASIGLATRVRINSSLLDDLSQHDPVRQDFAFFNDHFAGVRPFELELKPAGGRNIFDPAVLAQTEKIEGYLATTYGLKFSASPATLVRTAHQALHGGGLAEYRLPADSAGLAQLRGPLRQFRKRPEFRALALPDGSAGRLTGRMVDVGSIRADALNGALRHFLRSGIDTTVLRTRLTGSSNLIDKNNENLTLNMIQGMAIDVAMVTIIVLLLFKSVRMTIVVLIPNLLPILIVAGVMGLAGVSMKVSTSIIFTIAFGIAVDDTIHFISKLRLTMGHEPDLFKAVRRTYILAGQAVVVTSLILVGGFGTLLFSSFDGTFYVGLLIGLTLLFGVVAELTLLPLLILGIYGRKRRLAGAVPALVSKD from the coding sequence ATGCCCCTTCGCCGAACTGCCTACCTCACGCTGCTGGTGCTGGCCCTGCTCACGGGGCTAGCGGGCTACTTTGCCGCTCAGCTGCGCTTCAACTACAATTTCAACGATTTCTACCCCGCCGGCGACCCCGACCTGGACTACTACCAGGGCTACACCCGGCGCTACGGCAACGACAACGACTACCTGCTGCTGGCCCTGGAGGCCGGGCCGGGCCAAACGGCCTTTTCGCCGGCCTTCCTGGCGCAGGTCGATAGCGTGACGGCGGTGGCCCGGCGCCAGCGCCACGTGCGGCACGTCACCTCGCCCACCACCCTCAGCCAGACCGTGGTGGAGGGGCTCGGGGCCTACACCCTCCCCTACCTGCACCCGGCCGAGTACCGCACTGCCCCTGGCCGCCGCGCCACCGACTCGACGCTGATTTATAAAACGCCGGGCCTGGTGGGCAACGTCTTCAGCCCCGACGCGCGAGCCGTGGCGCTGGTCATTCAAACCACGCCCGACCTCAAAAAGCCGCCCGGCGACTCGCTGCTGACGGCGCTGCGCTCCGGCCTGACGCGGGCGGGGTTGCCCGCGGCTAGGGTGCATTTTGCGGGCAAGGCGGTGGCGCAGTCGGTATTTGTGGACCGTTTGCAGCGCGAGATGATAATTTTCATGTCGCTGTCGTTCCTGCTGGTAATGGGGCTGTTGTGGCTCACGTTTCGCACCTGGTGGGGCGTGGTGCTGCCGCTGGTAGTGGTGCTGGGGGCGATAGTGTGGGGCCTGGGCGTGATGGGCGCCTGCGGCATCAGCATCGACCTGATGACGGCCCTGCTGCCACTCATGCTCTTCGTGGTGGGCATGTCCGATACCATCCACATTATCAGCCGCTACGTGAGCGAGCTGGGCTATGGCGCGGGCAAAAAGCACGCCCTGCGCACCACCATCAAGGAGTCGGGCTTCGGCTCGGGGCTGTCGGCGCTGACGACCAGCATCGGCTTTTTTACTTTGATGACGAGCACCATCCGGCCCATTCACAACTTCGGGCTGTTTACGGGCATTGCCGTACTCCTGGCTTTTATCTTGAGCTTCACGCTGTTGCCGGCCATGCTGGTGCTGCTCAATAAGCCGGCGCTGCGCCAGCCGCGCCAGCACGGCCACGACTGGGATGGCGTGCTGGGCCGGCTGTTTGCGGGCGTGCTGCGCCGGCGCCACCTCATTTTCGTGCTCAGCGGGCTCATTCTGGCCGCCAGCATCGGGCTAGCCACGCGGGTGCGCATCAATTCGTCCTTGCTCGATGACTTGTCTCAACACGACCCGGTGCGCCAGGATTTCGCCTTTTTCAACGACCACTTCGCCGGCGTGCGGCCCTTCGAGCTGGAGCTGAAACCGGCTGGCGGGCGCAACATTTTCGACCCCGCCGTGCTGGCTCAGACTGAGAAAATTGAGGGCTACCTGGCCACCACCTACGGCCTCAAGTTTTCGGCCTCGCCGGCCACCCTGGTGCGCACCGCGCACCAGGCGCTGCACGGCGGCGGGCTGGCCGAGTACCGCCTGCCCGCCGACTCGGCCGGGCTAGCCCAGCTGCGCGGGCCGCTGCGGCAGTTCCGCAAGCGGCCCGAGTTTCGGGCGCTGGCCCTGCCCGACGGCTCGGCCGGCCGCCTCACCGGCCGCATGGTGGACGTGGGCAGCATCCGGGCCGACGCGCTAAATGGCGCGTTGCGGCACTTTTTGCGCTCGGGCATCGATACCACGGTGCTGCGCACGCGCCTCACCGGCTCCTCTAACCTCATTGACAAGAATAATGAGAACTTGACGCTCAACATGATACAGGGCATGGCCATTGACGTGGCGATGGTGACGATTATCGTACTGCTGCTCTTCAAGTCGGTGCGCATGACCATCGTGGTGCTCATTCCCAATCTGCTGCCCATTCTGATAGTGGCGGGCGTGATGGGGCTAGCCGGGGTGAGCATGAAGGTGAGCACGAGCATCATCTTCACCATCGCCTTCGGCATTGCGGTCGATGATACCATTCACTTCATCAGCAAGTTACGCCTCACGATGGGGCACGAGCCGGACCTTTTCAAGGCGGTGCGGCGCACCTATATTCTGGCCGGGCAGGCCGTTGTCGTAACCTCGCTCATCCTGGTGGGTGGCTTCGGCACGCTGCTGTTCTCGTCGTTCGACGGCACGTTCTACGTGGGGCTCCTCATCGGGCTTACGCTGCTCTTCGGCGTAGTGGCCGAGCTCACGCTACTGCCGCTGCTGATACTGGGTATTTATGGGCGCAAGCGCCGGCTAGCCGGAGCGGTGCCCGCGCTGGTGAGCAAGGACTAA